A region from the Paenibacillus humicola genome encodes:
- the ftsE gene encoding cell division ATP-binding protein FtsE, which translates to MIEMQDVWKTYADGTHALRGVSVLIERNEFVYLVGPSGAGKSTFMKLIYREEVPSKGQISVNGFNIGKLKPRKIPYVRRNIGVIFQDYRLLPKLTAYENIAFAMEVIEAPRRIIRKRTMEVLELVGLRAKHSSLPQQLSGGEQQRVAIARAIVNNPSVIVADEPTGNLDPETSWGIMNLLEEINFRGTTIVMATHNKEIVNTLRKRVIAIESGVIARDEVRGEYGYEA; encoded by the coding sequence GTGATTGAAATGCAAGACGTCTGGAAAACGTACGCAGACGGCACCCATGCGCTGCGCGGCGTATCCGTTCTCATAGAACGCAACGAATTCGTTTATCTGGTCGGCCCGTCCGGCGCCGGCAAGTCGACCTTCATGAAGCTGATCTACCGCGAGGAGGTACCGTCGAAGGGGCAAATATCGGTCAACGGTTTCAACATCGGCAAGCTGAAACCGCGCAAAATTCCTTATGTCCGCCGAAATATCGGCGTTATTTTCCAGGATTACCGTCTTCTTCCGAAACTGACCGCCTATGAAAATATTGCGTTCGCGATGGAAGTAATCGAAGCCCCGCGCCGCATCATTAGGAAGCGCACGATGGAAGTGCTGGAGCTCGTCGGCTTGAGGGCCAAGCATTCCAGCCTGCCGCAGCAGCTGTCCGGCGGCGAGCAGCAGCGCGTCGCCATCGCGCGGGCAATCGTCAACAATCCGTCGGTGATCGTCGCGGACGAGCCGACGGGCAACCTCGACCCGGAGACGTCGTGGGGCATTATGAATTTGCTCGAGGAAATCAATTTCCGCGGTACGACGATCGTCATGGCCACCCACAACAAGGAAATCGTCAACACCCTTCGCAAACGCGTCATCGCGATCGAGAGCGGCGTGATTGCCCGCGACGAAGTCAGAGGGGAGTATGGCTATGAAGCTTAG
- a CDS encoding PDZ domain-containing protein translates to MDVLDTALEMLRQAGWAAVQLLISPFYYAALIVIALQYGRQTVLERRLFHVRLHGWQSQLLRSVLAGFAVGLAMSAAGLFLGISVTGEAVLWMWGAAALLALVRVRFLCFAYGTGLLGVLQWALGWTALAQRGDWLGTAAASLARLDIAGLLLLAALMHLAEALLVRRQGARFASPLFLAGKRGKLIGAYALQGFWPVPLLLLVPAAAGSGAETALPWPTLLGGGFTQQGAWTMIGFPVVIGFSELTRTMLPEMKARGVSALLALYGAVLAGAAALAAFWPPFLLAAALLAPLLHEGIMLTGRLLEAGRSPRFTHDERGLCVLAVIPGTPAEAMGLQAGEILQKVNGVRVGTKEELHAALHVNSAFCRLEVMNLEGQVKFVQRARYAGEHHQLGVVLAPDEKANYYAAARNLSLIGLLRRGRAARKRETPSTM, encoded by the coding sequence GTGGACGTTTTGGACACCGCTTTGGAAATGCTCCGGCAGGCCGGATGGGCTGCCGTGCAGCTGCTCATATCCCCGTTCTATTATGCGGCATTAATCGTGATCGCGCTGCAGTACGGACGGCAGACCGTGCTCGAGCGAAGATTGTTTCACGTCCGGCTTCACGGATGGCAGAGCCAGCTGCTCCGCTCGGTGCTGGCAGGGTTTGCCGTCGGCCTTGCGATGTCCGCCGCGGGGCTGTTTCTCGGCATTTCGGTTACCGGCGAAGCCGTCCTCTGGATGTGGGGCGCCGCGGCGCTGCTCGCGCTTGTGCGTGTGCGGTTCCTGTGCTTCGCCTACGGTACCGGCCTGCTCGGCGTCCTGCAGTGGGCGCTCGGCTGGACGGCGCTGGCGCAGCGCGGGGACTGGCTGGGCACAGCAGCCGCATCGCTCGCACGGCTCGACATTGCCGGCCTGCTGCTGCTCGCCGCGCTGATGCATCTTGCCGAGGCGCTGCTCGTCAGGCGGCAGGGCGCACGCTTCGCCAGCCCGCTGTTTCTGGCGGGCAAGCGGGGCAAGCTGATCGGCGCTTACGCGCTGCAGGGCTTCTGGCCGGTACCGCTCCTCCTGCTCGTGCCGGCCGCCGCGGGAAGCGGCGCGGAGACGGCGCTGCCGTGGCCGACCTTGCTCGGCGGCGGGTTCACCCAGCAGGGCGCCTGGACGATGATCGGTTTTCCGGTCGTAATCGGCTTCTCCGAGCTGACACGGACGATGCTGCCGGAGATGAAGGCGCGCGGCGTTTCGGCGCTGCTGGCTCTGTACGGCGCCGTCCTTGCGGGGGCGGCGGCGCTTGCGGCCTTCTGGCCGCCCTTTCTGCTAGCCGCAGCGCTGCTTGCGCCGCTCCTGCACGAAGGGATCATGCTGACCGGCCGTCTTTTGGAGGCCGGGCGCAGCCCGCGGTTCACGCATGACGAGCGGGGGCTGTGCGTGCTCGCCGTCATTCCCGGAACGCCGGCGGAAGCGATGGGCCTGCAGGCCGGGGAAATTTTGCAGAAAGTGAATGGCGTCCGCGTCGGGACGAAGGAGGAGCTTCACGCCGCGCTGCACGTCAACTCGGCCTTTTGCCGGCTCGAGGTGATGAACCTCGAAGGCCAGGTCAAATTTGTCCAGCGCGCCCGTTATGCAGGCGAGCATCACCAGCTTGGCGTCGTGCTTGCGCCGGACGAGAAGGCGAATTATTATGCGGCAGCGCGGAACCTGTCGCTCATCGGTCTTCTGCGCCGCGGCCGCGCGGCGCGCAAGCGCGAAACGCCGTCGACGATGTAA
- the ftsX gene encoding permease-like cell division protein FtsX, which translates to MKLSTPLRHMREGIKNIARNGWMSFASLSSIVISLFILGVFMLLALNVDKLADQIDSQVQIRVMLQLDTPQTKIDELHTAIGNIPEVSKVEFVSKADGFEMLKKSMGADGAELLEGYDKDHNPLPDSFTVEVFQPQTIAFVAKKIEALGDNDPSKPIASVKYGKGTVETLFKVTNAVRNIGLVIVAGLAVTAMFLISTTIKMTILARRREIGIMKLVGATNNFIRWPFFIEGALIGLIGSAITVALLFFGYSQLIQASQFDLGLMLIKLVTLKEAGPPVAGLLLGLGTIIGVWGSTLSVRRYLKV; encoded by the coding sequence ATGAAGCTTAGCACGCCGCTGCGCCATATGCGCGAAGGGATTAAGAACATCGCCCGCAACGGCTGGATGTCGTTCGCTTCACTCAGCTCCATCGTCATTTCGCTTTTTATTCTCGGCGTGTTCATGCTGCTGGCGCTTAATGTCGATAAGCTCGCCGACCAGATCGACAGCCAGGTGCAGATTCGGGTCATGCTGCAGCTTGACACCCCGCAGACGAAAATCGACGAGCTGCACACCGCGATCGGCAATATTCCGGAAGTAAGCAAAGTCGAGTTCGTCTCGAAGGCGGACGGGTTCGAAATGCTGAAGAAAAGCATGGGAGCCGACGGCGCGGAGCTGCTGGAGGGCTATGACAAGGACCATAATCCGCTGCCCGATTCCTTTACCGTCGAAGTGTTCCAGCCGCAGACCATCGCCTTTGTCGCCAAAAAAATCGAGGCGCTCGGCGATAACGACCCGTCGAAGCCGATTGCGAGCGTCAAATACGGCAAAGGCACGGTCGAAACGCTGTTCAAAGTAACGAACGCCGTCCGCAATATCGGTCTGGTTATCGTGGCCGGCCTTGCCGTCACGGCGATGTTCCTGATCTCGACGACGATCAAAATGACGATCCTGGCCCGCCGGCGCGAAATCGGCATCATGAAGCTGGTCGGGGCGACGAACAATTTTATCCGCTGGCCGTTTTTCATCGAAGGCGCTCTCATCGGACTGATCGGATCGGCCATCACCGTCGCGCTGCTGTTTTTCGGCTATTCGCAACTCATTCAAGCCTCGCAGTTCGATCTCGGGCTGATGCTGATCAAGCTCGTCACGCTGAAGGAAGCGGGGCCGCCGGTAGCGGGGCTGCTGCTTGGGCTCGGGACGATTATCGGCGTTTGGGGAAGCACCTTATCGGTGCGGAGATATTTGAAAGTGTAG
- a CDS encoding S41 family peptidase, translating into MMLFKGRTVAAFMLLTMALSVLVTLTLTDRWMPLGGPARAVTSAASGKEGLTAKEKDKLDAVMDLIESKYYQPIDREKVVDGAIGGMIGALGDPYSVYMEKDVAKQFSETIEGSFSGIGASVTLQGGKVSVESAIKASPAERAGLLPGDVLLSVNGEKLEGLTLNDAVSKIRGPKGTKVTLLVQRSGVSKPFQLVIVRDDVDYETVYSHLRSDGIGVIEIRQFSLNTGDRFAEELEQLEKKGMKGLVIDVRNNPGGVLPVVVSVAQPFVPAGKPIVQVEDRSGHREETLSKGTGKPYPVAVLINKGSASASEVLAGALREEAHAVLVGETSFGKGTVQVSYDKTLGDGSLIKMTIAKWLTPLGNWVHEKGLKPDVEVVPPDYYTVTKISKTKTLARDSIGDDVRSLQIMLAGLGYKVDRKDGYFSAETEESVKAFQKQAGLPVTGKADKATDEKLERALIGKIRDEKNDVQLNKAVEVLQAKLAQRG; encoded by the coding sequence ATGATGCTGTTTAAAGGAAGAACGGTTGCGGCGTTCATGCTGCTGACAATGGCGCTTTCGGTCCTGGTCACGCTGACGTTGACCGATCGCTGGATGCCGCTTGGAGGCCCGGCCAGGGCCGTTACCTCCGCGGCTTCCGGGAAGGAAGGGCTCACCGCGAAGGAGAAGGACAAGCTGGATGCCGTGATGGACCTGATCGAATCGAAATATTACCAGCCGATTGACCGGGAGAAAGTGGTTGACGGGGCCATCGGCGGAATGATCGGCGCGCTTGGGGATCCGTATTCCGTTTATATGGAGAAGGATGTGGCCAAGCAGTTTTCCGAGACGATCGAAGGCTCGTTTTCCGGTATCGGGGCCAGCGTGACGCTGCAGGGCGGCAAGGTTTCCGTAGAGTCGGCGATCAAAGCTTCGCCGGCCGAACGCGCCGGGCTGCTGCCGGGCGACGTGCTGCTGTCGGTGAACGGAGAGAAGCTCGAAGGACTCACCTTGAACGATGCGGTATCCAAAATCCGCGGGCCGAAGGGGACGAAGGTCACCCTGCTCGTTCAACGCTCCGGCGTCAGCAAGCCGTTCCAGCTGGTCATCGTCCGCGACGACGTCGATTACGAAACCGTATATTCGCATTTGCGCAGCGACGGCATCGGCGTGATCGAAATCCGACAATTTTCGCTCAATACGGGAGACCGGTTTGCCGAAGAGCTGGAACAGCTCGAGAAGAAGGGGATGAAAGGGCTCGTCATCGACGTGCGCAACAATCCCGGCGGGGTGCTCCCGGTCGTCGTTTCGGTGGCGCAGCCGTTTGTGCCGGCCGGCAAACCGATCGTCCAGGTCGAGGACCGCTCGGGCCATCGCGAGGAGACGCTGTCCAAAGGCACGGGCAAACCGTACCCCGTCGCAGTGCTGATCAACAAAGGCAGCGCCAGCGCCTCGGAGGTGCTGGCCGGCGCCCTGCGGGAAGAGGCGCATGCGGTGCTGGTCGGCGAAACGTCGTTCGGCAAGGGGACCGTTCAGGTCAGCTACGACAAGACGCTCGGCGACGGCAGCCTGATCAAGATGACGATCGCGAAATGGCTGACGCCGCTCGGTAACTGGGTGCACGAGAAAGGGCTGAAGCCGGACGTCGAGGTCGTGCCGCCCGATTATTATACGGTGACCAAGATATCCAAGACGAAGACGCTCGCGCGCGATTCGATCGGCGACGACGTCCGCAGCCTGCAGATAATGCTGGCCGGGCTTGGCTATAAGGTCGACCGCAAGGACGGCTATTTCAGTGCGGAGACCGAGGAGAGCGTCAAAGCGTTCCAGAAGCAGGCCGGGCTTCCGGTAACCGGGAAGGCGGATAAAGCGACGGACGAGAAGCTCGAGCGCGCGCTTATCGGGAAAATCCGCGACGAGAAAAACGATGTGCAGCTGAATAAAGCGGTCGAGGTGCTCCAGGCGAAGCTGGCCCAGCGCGGATGA
- a CDS encoding VanW family protein → MKIRLHVVWMLIAGILFAGAAGWGLVWAYASRDTVPKGTVALGNAEVSGSNSTIKLGGLRPIAVGGLRIDDAVRLLQRRASQLESLPVTFAANDTNTQNQTWTLAELGVKADVGKAAAELAKLREGSVWQRAKTRFHFSGRLPFSVGWSKPAFVQKVRSGWGYLNANEPANAARIITSDDKIVYRPGSDAYRLDEDAMFASTVEAVDAYTAPGGQWGDGSDGDSGAAEPGSPPVPSIRIPVALRVVHPDVTLARLKAEGVDRKIAAFTTDFSASGAGRAYNVTMTAKTLNDWDLAPGETFDFGKVIELTTEHYGYREAPVIVNGVLTPGIGGGICQVSSTLYNAALLIGLDMTERRNHSLPVSYLPMGRDATFAEGAINFRFKNTTGRHLIIRTVVEGRKLTVKLFGSMPANVSYALDSKTVQVLDPPIKEVASNAVPSGSKQLVSSGKPGYVVETYRTKLVNGKAVSRTRISRDTYKAQPAVYRVAPGTPGLPPGGGTRPKKELIEDGIGE, encoded by the coding sequence GTGAAGATTCGTCTGCACGTTGTTTGGATGCTCATCGCCGGGATCCTGTTTGCCGGAGCCGCCGGGTGGGGTCTTGTCTGGGCATACGCTTCGCGCGATACGGTGCCGAAGGGCACGGTCGCCTTGGGAAACGCGGAGGTTTCGGGCAGCAACAGCACGATTAAGCTTGGCGGACTCCGGCCGATCGCCGTGGGCGGGCTGCGCATCGACGATGCCGTCCGTCTGCTTCAGCGGCGCGCTTCGCAGCTCGAATCGCTGCCCGTCACGTTCGCAGCAAACGATACGAACACTCAAAATCAAACGTGGACGCTTGCCGAGCTCGGGGTCAAGGCGGATGTCGGGAAGGCGGCGGCGGAACTGGCGAAGCTGCGCGAAGGGAGCGTATGGCAGCGGGCGAAAACCCGGTTCCATTTCTCCGGGCGGCTGCCGTTTTCGGTCGGCTGGAGCAAGCCGGCATTCGTTCAAAAGGTGCGCAGCGGCTGGGGGTATTTGAATGCGAACGAACCGGCCAATGCCGCGCGCATCATTACAAGCGACGACAAGATCGTCTACCGGCCGGGCTCGGACGCCTACCGGCTGGACGAGGATGCCATGTTCGCAAGCACGGTGGAGGCCGTGGACGCCTATACAGCGCCCGGCGGGCAGTGGGGGGACGGTAGCGACGGAGACTCCGGCGCTGCGGAGCCCGGATCGCCTCCGGTGCCGTCGATCCGGATCCCGGTGGCGCTCCGGGTCGTTCATCCCGACGTGACGCTCGCGCGGCTGAAGGCCGAAGGCGTGGACCGGAAAATCGCCGCGTTCACGACCGATTTCAGCGCCAGCGGCGCCGGGCGGGCGTATAACGTGACGATGACGGCGAAAACGCTGAACGACTGGGACCTCGCTCCGGGCGAGACGTTCGATTTCGGCAAGGTCATCGAGCTGACGACCGAGCATTACGGCTACCGCGAGGCGCCGGTCATCGTCAATGGCGTGCTGACGCCCGGCATCGGCGGGGGTATCTGCCAGGTGTCGAGCACCCTGTACAACGCGGCGCTGCTGATCGGCCTCGACATGACCGAGCGGCGCAATCATTCGCTGCCGGTCTCGTATTTGCCGATGGGGCGCGACGCCACCTTCGCGGAAGGGGCCATTAACTTCCGGTTCAAAAATACGACCGGCAGGCATCTGATCATCCGGACCGTCGTCGAAGGACGCAAGCTGACCGTCAAGCTGTTCGGCTCGATGCCGGCGAACGTCAGCTACGCGCTCGATTCGAAAACGGTTCAGGTTCTCGATCCGCCGATCAAGGAGGTCGCGTCGAACGCGGTTCCGAGCGGCTCGAAGCAGCTCGTATCGAGCGGCAAGCCGGGCTACGTCGTCGAGACGTACCGGACGAAGCTCGTGAACGGCAAAGCGGTATCGCGCACGCGGATTTCGCGCGACACGTATAAGGCGCAGCCCGCGGTATACCGCGTCGCTCCGGGCACGCCGGGACTGCCGCCGGGCGGCGGCACGCGGCCCAAGAAAGAGCTGATCGAGGACGGCATCGGGGAATAA
- a CDS encoding murein hydrolase activator EnvC family protein, which produces MRKGIALLAVVMLAVFVLRPTGGEAASQADKIEQELAKVRKEMSEATHNRNQADKDRQYVLQMKAQTAQSITEVLQQIDSVGSQLDSVQSQIDDTEAKLEQAGADLDAAQKRLADQDKLLQSRIRLMYSNGFVSYLDVLMSATSFSDFLGRLDSLQSILGQDRQILDDHKKEKALVAAKKQEIEQSLADVKAMYAKLDDYHDLLTDKEKQKEVMVLQYNQKAQELEEVSNEQEDTLIALAKKVADLEKQKNNIKNYYSGGKLALPLHTKWRLSSPFGMRIHPITHVRKGHTGIDMAVPKGTPIYAAESGVVLVAQWWGGYGNCIIIDHGNGLWTLYGHILDGGIKVKKGETVKRGEQIAVVGMTGMATGYHLHFEVRKNEIPVNPLPYIQ; this is translated from the coding sequence GTGAGAAAAGGGATTGCACTTTTGGCAGTCGTCATGCTGGCCGTTTTCGTTCTTCGTCCGACCGGAGGCGAAGCCGCCTCGCAGGCGGATAAAATCGAGCAGGAGCTGGCGAAAGTACGCAAGGAAATGAGCGAAGCGACGCATAACCGCAACCAGGCCGACAAAGACCGCCAATATGTGCTTCAGATGAAGGCGCAGACGGCTCAGTCGATTACCGAGGTTCTGCAGCAAATCGATAGTGTCGGCAGCCAGCTGGACAGCGTACAATCGCAGATCGACGATACCGAGGCCAAGCTTGAGCAGGCCGGAGCGGATCTCGACGCCGCACAGAAGCGGCTCGCCGATCAGGACAAGCTGCTGCAGTCGCGTATCCGGCTCATGTATTCGAACGGTTTTGTATCGTACCTGGACGTATTGATGAGCGCCACCAGCTTTAGCGATTTTCTCGGGCGGCTTGATTCGCTCCAGTCCATTCTCGGCCAGGATAGGCAAATTTTGGATGACCATAAGAAGGAAAAAGCGCTGGTCGCGGCGAAGAAGCAGGAGATCGAGCAATCGCTCGCGGACGTGAAAGCGATGTACGCCAAGCTGGACGATTACCACGACCTCCTGACGGATAAAGAGAAACAAAAGGAAGTCATGGTGCTCCAATATAATCAGAAGGCCCAGGAGCTTGAGGAAGTCAGCAACGAGCAGGAAGACACGCTGATCGCGCTGGCGAAGAAGGTCGCCGACCTGGAGAAGCAGAAGAACAACATCAAAAATTATTATTCCGGCGGCAAGCTGGCTTTACCTTTACATACGAAATGGCGTTTGTCCTCTCCGTTCGGCATGCGGATTCATCCGATTACCCACGTGCGCAAGGGTCACACCGGCATCGACATGGCGGTCCCGAAGGGAACGCCGATTTACGCGGCGGAATCGGGCGTCGTGCTCGTCGCGCAGTGGTGGGGCGGATACGGCAATTGCATTATCATCGATCACGGCAACGGACTTTGGACGCTGTACGGCCATATTCTCGACGGCGGCATCAAGGTGAAGAAAGGCGAGACCGTCAAGCGCGGGGAGCAAATCGCCGTAGTCGGCATGACAGGCATGGCGACCGGATATCATCTGCATTTCGAGGTGCGCAAGAACGAGATCCCGGTCAATCCGCTGCCTTATATTCAATAA
- the argH gene encoding argininosuccinate lyase has protein sequence MSKLWGGRFTKKTDQLVEEYTASIMFDKELAEEDIQGSLAHVTMLGKQGILTAEDVEKIKDGLLRVQHKIKRGEIEFSISDEDIHMNIEKSLIDDVGPVGGKLHTGRSRNDQVATDMHLYLRKRVVEFVDLLHKLQSALVEQAKANFDTILPGYTHLQRAQPILFAHHLMAYVSMFGRDIERLQDSYKRINTLPLGAGALAGTTFPIDRHFVAGQLKFDRVYENSLDAVSDRDFILEFLSHASIIMMHLSRLSEELILWSSTEFHFVELDDAFCTGSSIMPQKKNPDVPELVRGKTGRVYGNLVGLLTVLKSLPLAYNKDMQEDKEGMFDTVRTLQGALQLFAPMIATMKVNRDRMRQAVNQDFSNATDIADFLVGKGLPFRQAHEVIGKTVLYCIQQGKYLLDLTLEEFKQFSPLFDDRIYAVLQPEQVVNARNVYGGTARAQVEQAAARAESELERTAAWVAEYSERSR, from the coding sequence GTGAGCAAATTATGGGGCGGTCGGTTCACGAAAAAAACCGACCAGCTGGTTGAGGAATATACGGCGTCCATCATGTTCGACAAGGAGCTGGCCGAAGAAGACATTCAGGGCAGCCTGGCGCATGTGACGATGCTCGGGAAGCAGGGAATCCTGACAGCCGAGGACGTGGAGAAGATCAAGGACGGACTGCTTCGCGTCCAGCATAAAATCAAACGCGGCGAGATCGAGTTTTCGATCTCCGACGAAGATATCCATATGAACATCGAGAAATCCTTGATCGACGACGTCGGCCCGGTCGGCGGCAAGCTGCATACGGGCCGCAGCCGCAACGATCAGGTAGCGACGGACATGCACCTGTATTTGCGCAAGCGGGTCGTCGAGTTCGTCGACCTGCTGCACAAGCTGCAATCGGCGCTCGTTGAGCAGGCGAAGGCGAATTTCGACACGATTTTGCCGGGCTACACGCACCTGCAGCGGGCGCAGCCGATCCTGTTCGCCCATCACCTGATGGCGTACGTGTCCATGTTCGGTCGCGATATCGAGCGGCTGCAGGACAGCTACAAGCGGATCAATACGCTGCCGCTCGGCGCAGGGGCGCTGGCCGGGACGACGTTCCCGATCGACCGTCATTTCGTGGCCGGGCAGCTTAAATTCGACCGCGTTTACGAAAACAGCCTCGATGCGGTGAGCGACCGCGATTTCATTCTCGAGTTTTTGTCGCATGCGTCGATCATTATGATGCACCTGTCGCGCCTCAGCGAAGAGCTCATCCTGTGGTCGAGCACCGAGTTTCATTTCGTCGAGCTGGACGATGCGTTCTGCACGGGCAGCAGCATTATGCCGCAGAAGAAAAACCCCGACGTGCCGGAGCTTGTCCGCGGCAAGACGGGCCGGGTGTACGGCAACCTCGTCGGCCTCCTGACAGTGCTGAAGTCGCTGCCGCTGGCGTACAACAAGGACATGCAGGAAGACAAGGAAGGCATGTTCGATACGGTCCGTACGCTTCAGGGCGCGCTACAGCTGTTTGCGCCGATGATCGCCACGATGAAGGTGAACCGGGACCGGATGCGCCAGGCGGTGAACCAGGATTTCTCCAACGCAACGGACATCGCCGACTTCCTTGTGGGCAAAGGGCTGCCGTTCCGCCAGGCGCACGAGGTTATCGGCAAAACGGTACTGTACTGCATCCAGCAGGGCAAGTATTTGCTCGATCTGACGCTGGAGGAATTCAAGCAGTTCTCGCCGCTGTTCGACGACCGCATCTACGCGGTGCTGCAGCCCGAGCAGGTCGTGAACGCCCGCAACGTTTACGGCGGGACCGCCCGCGCCCAGGTGGAGCAGGCGGCGGCGCGCGCCGAAAGCGAGCTAGAGCGGACGGCCGCATGGGTTGCCGAATACAGCGAGCGCAGCCGGTAA